In Acidobacteriota bacterium, the following proteins share a genomic window:
- a CDS encoding M48 family metalloprotease has product MQTQLSAFACALSLSAGLAAGTGCATNPATGKKEFSLMSEEQEIATGRQLDAEVQRQMGPYNDAELQRYVSDLGMRLARVSPRPNLPWKFTVVNQPAVNAFALPGGFIYITRGILPFLDDEAELAGVLGHEIAHVTARHSAQQYTKATSAGIGVTLLSIFVPEARPFQGLTETALGALFLKYGRDAENQADEFGAQYSAKAGWDPRGVAGMLTTLARLDEASGSRKGVPNWLSTHPAPADRVEHVQQIVQKIGASPTAGSGERDRAGFLRRVDGVIYGDSPEEGIVRGNEFLHADLRFALTFPRGWDVQNSPQQVVAKAPDADAYVLLQLVAQPQGSIEQIAVRGMQNAGFRAVDGNRTQVNGLDAFVGTYQGNMQGLGSSLVRAAHVVHEKRVYLVAGIAPRQLFPRAEDDLNRAVGSFRPLSRQEAAGIQPNRVDLYTVREGDTWPSIASRASSGTIKPSTLAIMNHYEPGQAPPPGARIKIVVAG; this is encoded by the coding sequence ATGCAGACACAACTCTCCGCGTTCGCGTGCGCGCTGTCGCTGTCGGCGGGCCTTGCCGCCGGGACCGGCTGCGCCACCAATCCTGCGACGGGCAAGAAGGAATTCTCGCTCATGAGCGAGGAGCAGGAGATCGCGACGGGCAGGCAGCTCGACGCCGAAGTCCAGCGCCAGATGGGGCCGTACAACGACGCCGAGCTGCAGCGCTACGTCAGCGACCTCGGCATGCGCCTCGCGCGCGTGTCGCCGCGCCCGAACCTCCCGTGGAAATTCACCGTCGTCAACCAGCCGGCCGTCAATGCGTTCGCCCTGCCGGGCGGATTCATCTACATCACGCGCGGAATCCTGCCGTTCCTCGACGACGAGGCGGAGCTCGCGGGCGTGCTCGGCCATGAGATCGCGCACGTCACCGCTCGCCACTCCGCGCAGCAGTACACCAAGGCGACGAGCGCCGGCATCGGCGTCACGCTGCTCAGCATTTTCGTGCCCGAGGCGCGGCCGTTCCAGGGGCTGACCGAGACGGCGCTCGGCGCGCTGTTCCTCAAGTACGGGCGCGACGCGGAGAACCAGGCCGACGAGTTCGGCGCGCAATACTCCGCGAAGGCCGGATGGGATCCCCGCGGCGTCGCGGGGATGCTGACGACGCTGGCGAGGCTGGATGAGGCGAGCGGCAGCCGCAAGGGGGTGCCGAACTGGCTGTCCACGCACCCGGCGCCCGCCGACCGCGTCGAGCACGTCCAGCAGATCGTGCAGAAGATCGGCGCGAGCCCGACGGCGGGCTCCGGCGAGCGCGACCGCGCCGGGTTTCTGCGCCGCGTGGACGGCGTGATCTACGGCGACAGCCCCGAGGAAGGGATTGTCCGCGGCAACGAGTTCCTGCACGCCGACCTGCGATTCGCCCTGACGTTCCCCCGCGGCTGGGACGTGCAGAACTCACCGCAGCAGGTGGTTGCCAAGGCGCCGGATGCGGACGCGTACGTGCTCCTGCAGCTCGTGGCGCAGCCCCAAGGGTCGATCGAGCAGATCGCGGTCCGCGGGATGCAGAACGCCGGCTTTCGGGCGGTTGACGGGAACCGCACACAGGTGAACGGGCTCGACGCGTTCGTCGGGACGTACCAGGGGAACATGCAGGGGCTCGGCAGCTCGCTCGTGCGCGCCGCGCATGTGGTCCACGAGAAGCGCGTGTACCTGGTGGCCGGCATTGCGCCGCGCCAGCTGTTTCCGCGCGCGGAGGACGACTTGAATCGTGCCGTCGGATCGTTCCGCCCGCTGTCGCGGCAGGAGGCCGCCGGCATCCAGCCGAATCGCGTGGACCTGTACACCGTGCGCGAGGGGGACACGTGGCCGTCGATCGCGTCGCGCGCCTCGAGCGGGACCATCAAACCGTCCACGCTCGCGATCATGAACCATTACGAGCCCGGCCAGGCGCCGCCTCCGGGCGCCCGGATCAAGATCGTCGTGGCGGGCTGA
- a CDS encoding dihydrodipicolinate synthase family protein has product MTFSGVFPPAVTPFKDGEVDLAAARRNAREYMKTALRGVLALGTNGEAAYLEGDEPERLIAALREEVPRGRLLLAGAGRDSTRATIAAVRQAAAAGADAVLVRPPMAFKSQMTAGALVRHYSAVADASTVPVLLYNFPAAFGAELTVEAIHELSEHRNIAGIKESGLEVLKIADDVAQCRAGFAVLCGAAPVFYPSLAVGAAGGILAVACLIPDLCVRLFELARDGRHDEARELQARLTPLARTVTTVYGVPGLKAAMDLAGMAGGEPRAPLAPASAEAVATIRTQLAELGVAATTP; this is encoded by the coding sequence ATGACCTTTTCCGGTGTGTTCCCCCCGGCGGTCACCCCCTTCAAGGACGGCGAGGTGGACCTGGCCGCGGCGCGGCGGAACGCGCGCGAGTACATGAAGACCGCGCTTCGCGGGGTCCTCGCCCTCGGCACCAACGGGGAAGCGGCCTATCTCGAGGGGGACGAGCCAGAGCGGTTGATCGCCGCGTTGCGCGAGGAAGTGCCGCGAGGTCGCCTGCTTCTCGCGGGTGCGGGGCGCGACTCCACGCGGGCCACGATTGCGGCCGTGCGGCAGGCGGCGGCCGCGGGTGCCGACGCCGTGCTGGTGCGCCCCCCGATGGCGTTCAAGTCGCAGATGACCGCCGGCGCGCTCGTCCGCCACTACTCGGCGGTCGCCGACGCGTCGACGGTGCCGGTGCTCCTCTACAACTTCCCCGCCGCATTCGGCGCCGAGCTGACGGTCGAGGCCATCCACGAGCTGTCCGAGCACCGCAACATCGCGGGGATCAAGGAATCCGGGCTCGAAGTCCTGAAGATCGCCGACGACGTGGCGCAGTGTCGAGCGGGCTTTGCCGTGCTGTGCGGCGCCGCGCCCGTGTTTTATCCGTCGCTCGCCGTGGGCGCCGCCGGCGGGATTCTCGCGGTCGCCTGCCTCATCCCCGACCTCTGCGTGCGTCTGTTCGAGCTGGCGCGCGACGGCCGGCACGATGAGGCGCGCGAGCTTCAAGCGCGTCTCACGCCGCTCGCCCGCACGGTGACGACGGTGTACGGCGTGCCCGGGCTGAAGGCGGCGATGGATCTCGCCGGGATGGCCGGCGGGGAGCCGCGCGCGCCGCTCGCACCGGCTTCCGCCGAGGCGGTGGCCACAATCAGGACGCAGCTCGCCGAACTGGGCGTGGCTGCGACAACGCCATGA
- a CDS encoding alanine--glyoxylate aminotransferase family protein: protein MITVPERLLLGPGPSPVPRRVLDAMSAPVLSHLDPVTMAILDDTRARLARAFRAPDRALSLLISGTGTSGMETCVANLTAPGTRAVAVVNGYFGDRLARMLERYGAHVDRVEGEWGRAIDPADVRAVLARTKADLVTIVHAETSTGVRNPVQEVAALAREHDALVIVDAVTSLGAVPLDVARWQIDACYSCSQKGLGAPSGMAPVTFSPRALERRVEARSFYLDLRLLEDYWLHRKYHHTLCSSLLIAVNEALQVVEEEGLEARWRRHERCHGALASGLSAIGLALLPSEQDRLWNLNAIRVPASLEGSAEAAVRQHLLNESGIEIGAGLGPLAGKIWRVGIMGAGATPEIVARFLAAFERALAAAGYKLDAGASVEAASRLL, encoded by the coding sequence ATGATCACTGTTCCCGAACGGCTGTTGCTGGGTCCCGGCCCGAGCCCCGTGCCGCGGCGGGTGCTCGACGCGATGTCGGCGCCCGTCCTGAGCCATCTCGATCCGGTCACGATGGCGATCCTCGACGACACGCGCGCGCGTCTCGCGCGGGCGTTCCGCGCGCCGGATCGCGCGCTCTCGCTGCTCATCTCCGGGACCGGGACATCCGGGATGGAGACGTGCGTCGCCAACCTGACCGCGCCGGGCACGCGCGCGGTCGCGGTGGTGAACGGCTATTTCGGCGACCGCCTCGCGCGGATGCTGGAGCGCTACGGCGCGCACGTGGACCGCGTGGAAGGGGAGTGGGGACGCGCGATCGATCCCGCCGACGTGCGCGCCGTTCTCGCGCGCACGAAGGCGGATCTTGTGACCATCGTGCACGCCGAGACGTCCACGGGCGTCCGGAATCCCGTGCAGGAGGTCGCCGCGCTGGCGCGCGAGCACGACGCGCTCGTCATCGTGGACGCGGTCACGTCGCTTGGGGCCGTGCCGCTCGACGTCGCGCGCTGGCAGATCGACGCCTGCTACAGCTGCAGCCAGAAAGGCCTGGGAGCGCCATCGGGGATGGCGCCGGTCACCTTCAGCCCCCGCGCGCTCGAGCGGCGCGTCGAGGCGCGCAGCTTCTATCTCGACCTGCGGCTGCTCGAGGACTACTGGCTGCACCGCAAGTACCACCACACGCTGTGCTCGTCGCTCCTCATCGCCGTCAACGAGGCGCTCCAGGTTGTCGAGGAAGAAGGGCTGGAGGCGCGCTGGCGCCGCCACGAGCGGTGCCATGGCGCGCTGGCGTCGGGCCTGTCGGCCATCGGGCTCGCGCTGCTCCCGTCCGAGCAGGACCGGCTCTGGAATCTGAACGCGATCCGGGTGCCCGCCTCCCTCGAAGGCTCCGCGGAAGCGGCGGTGCGCCAGCATCTGCTGAACGAATCGGGCATCGAGATCGGCGCCGGCCTCGGTCCGCTCGCGGGAAAGATCTGGCGGGTCGGCATCATGGGCGCGGGCGCGACGCCCGAGATCGTCGCGCGCTTCCTCGCCGCGTTCGAGCGCGCGCTTGCCGCGGCCGGCTACAAGCTCGACGCTGGCGCGTCCGTCGAGGCGGCATCCCGGCTGTTGTAA
- a CDS encoding GNAT family N-acetyltransferase, translating to MDKTPYRDVDVLLDVEAAMANATQATTTDWRHALPVLAGEKVTLRELRLSDAPSLLAMLSTEEVARFISPPPTTVEGFERFIAWTHRERAAGTYACFAVVPHGMDTAIGIFQVRQLEPGFATGEWGFAIGSPFWATGVFADGAALVVEFAFDVLHAHRLEARAAVQNGRGNGALRKIGALQEGILRKSFLRHGEYLDQILWTILDEDWSRGRAGAPASAERVH from the coding sequence ATGGACAAGACGCCGTATCGCGACGTGGACGTGCTTCTCGACGTCGAAGCCGCGATGGCGAATGCCACGCAGGCGACGACCACCGACTGGCGGCATGCGCTGCCGGTTCTCGCGGGCGAGAAGGTGACGTTGCGGGAGCTGCGGCTCTCGGACGCTCCTTCGCTGCTCGCGATGCTTTCAACCGAGGAAGTGGCGCGGTTCATCTCGCCGCCTCCTACGACCGTCGAAGGCTTCGAGCGGTTCATCGCGTGGACGCACCGGGAGCGGGCGGCGGGCACGTACGCCTGCTTCGCCGTGGTGCCGCACGGCATGGACACGGCCATCGGGATCTTCCAGGTCCGCCAGCTCGAGCCCGGCTTCGCGACGGGCGAATGGGGCTTTGCCATCGGCTCCCCCTTCTGGGCCACGGGCGTGTTCGCGGACGGCGCCGCGCTGGTCGTCGAGTTTGCCTTCGACGTCCTGCACGCGCACCGGCTCGAGGCGCGCGCGGCCGTGCAGAACGGACGCGGCAACGGCGCCCTGCGGAAGATCGGCGCGCTGCAGGAAGGCATCCTGCGCAAGTCGTTCCTCCGCCACGGCGAATACCTCGACCAGATCCTCTGGACGATTCTCGACGAGGACTGGAGCCGGGGCCGCGCCGGCGCCCCGGCATCGGCCGAACGGGTTCACTGA